In one window of Micromonospora cathayae DNA:
- a CDS encoding sulfotransferase domain-containing protein encodes MTTLPDSRRADARVSDLYRRNVSRLGPDDIVVASHGGSGQSLIGNILAELRLNYVDAYTEELHRDGRAVVAAAHTPYRRHLASQHDKDVGGAEPVRRWPRFVKTHHPPAVFGDAPVGGVWILVRDPRDAIYASHQWRVGFAEEEWDRVPASFPDWLRGPGDFSPSPVDDWPAFYTAWARRADSCAHVDVLRFEDLKTRPVEVVATALGRLGVAVDRDAVAAAVEASSFDRMRAHEDRVAAGDGDPATATRRVVREGRTQGWKRWMTPELATLFTGPDLRLVAAEYGYQLPGAP; translated from the coding sequence GTGACCACGCTGCCGGACAGCCGGCGCGCCGACGCCCGGGTCAGTGACCTGTACCGCCGGAACGTGAGCCGACTCGGCCCCGACGACATCGTCGTCGCCAGCCACGGCGGCTCGGGCCAGTCGTTGATCGGCAACATCCTGGCCGAACTGCGCCTGAACTACGTCGACGCGTACACCGAGGAACTGCACCGCGACGGACGGGCGGTCGTCGCGGCGGCGCACACCCCGTACCGCCGGCATCTCGCCTCCCAGCACGACAAGGACGTCGGCGGGGCCGAACCGGTCCGGCGCTGGCCGCGGTTCGTCAAGACCCACCACCCGCCGGCGGTCTTCGGCGACGCACCCGTCGGTGGCGTCTGGATCCTGGTGCGCGACCCCCGGGACGCCATCTACGCCAGCCACCAGTGGCGGGTCGGGTTCGCCGAGGAGGAGTGGGACCGGGTGCCGGCCAGCTTCCCCGACTGGCTGCGGGGTCCGGGGGACTTCAGCCCGAGCCCGGTCGACGACTGGCCCGCCTTCTACACGGCGTGGGCCCGCCGGGCGGACAGCTGCGCACACGTCGACGTGCTGCGCTTCGAGGACCTGAAGACCCGCCCGGTCGAGGTGGTCGCCACGGCGCTGGGCCGGCTCGGCGTCGCCGTCGACCGGGACGCCGTCGCCGCCGCCGTCGAGGCCAGCTCGTTCGACCGGATGCGGGCCCACGAGGACCGGGTGGCGGCCGGCGACGGTGACCCGGCGACCGCCACCCGCCGGGTCGTCCGGGAGGGGCGTACCCAGGGCTGGAAGCGCTGGATGACGCCCGAGCTGGCGACCCTGTTCACCGGCCCGGACCTGCGGCTGGTGGCCGCCGAGTACGGCTACCAGTTGCCGGGGGCGCCGTGA
- a CDS encoding class I SAM-dependent methyltransferase translates to MTSTQQYVKWDYTHLAATYTQRPAYAPRAIDRIVATTGRPTPRVADVGAGNAHLTVDLLARGCLVDAVEPNDAMRAIGIERTSGGTVTWHVAVGEETGLPSDTYDLVTFGSSFATTDRPLALRETVRILREGGWFACIWNHRDLTDPTQAAVEDIIRRRIPGYGYGVRREDQAPVIRASGLFEEPEVLREPVRHRVSVPDWLAAWRSHGILESQAGDQFEAILADIDDYVRSLRVDELDIPYETVGWLARARSRAAVDRP, encoded by the coding sequence ATGACCTCGACCCAGCAGTACGTCAAGTGGGACTACACCCACCTCGCCGCCACCTACACCCAGCGGCCCGCCTACGCGCCCAGGGCGATCGACCGGATCGTCGCCACCACCGGCCGCCCCACCCCCCGGGTCGCCGACGTCGGGGCGGGCAACGCCCACCTGACGGTCGACCTGCTGGCCCGCGGCTGCCTGGTGGACGCCGTCGAACCCAACGACGCCATGCGCGCCATCGGCATCGAACGCACCAGCGGCGGCACGGTCACCTGGCACGTCGCCGTCGGTGAGGAGACCGGCCTGCCCTCCGACACGTACGACCTGGTGACGTTCGGGTCGTCGTTCGCCACCACGGACCGGCCGTTGGCGCTGCGGGAGACCGTCCGGATCCTGCGCGAGGGGGGCTGGTTCGCCTGCATCTGGAACCACCGTGACCTGACCGACCCGACCCAGGCCGCCGTCGAGGACATCATCCGCCGGCGCATCCCCGGCTACGGGTACGGGGTCCGCCGCGAGGACCAGGCCCCGGTGATCCGGGCCAGCGGCCTGTTCGAGGAGCCCGAGGTGCTGCGGGAGCCGGTGCGGCACCGGGTGTCGGTGCCGGACTGGTTGGCCGCCTGGCGGTCCCACGGGATCCTGGAGAGCCAGGCCGGCGACCAGTTCGAGGCGATCCTCGCCGACATCGACGACTACGTCCGGTCGCTGCGGGTGGACGAGCTGGACATCCCGTACGAGACGGTCGGCTGGCTGGCGCGGGCCCGGTCCCGGGCAGCGGTGGACCGCCCGTGA
- a CDS encoding MFS transporter, producing MTETLRPVAPEATGPPAGRSWAVALLLASASFLVLFDSLAVATALPAIGAEFGLRPGVLQWVVSLYSLAIGAFLLLGGRVCDLYGRRRFLVASLVLCTGATLLAGLAPTLPLLLAGRALQGVAAAFAIPAALSIAASRFETEPWRSRVFSVIAFAAWSAGLTGAMLGGFVTTQFGWRWVFLGAVPVGVAAVAATLVLLPDDRPRAARGERLDVAGALLVSAGLVLLLLGLQETGERAGLLRPVLFGGTGLVLLAVLVLVERRSADPLVKPRLLRSRRRAGSYLAFATYCAGYNAVIVIGSLALQQRHGLSAEAAGLTLSPVLVGGVVSSLLGPALLRRFSSRTLVVTAMALCALSLAMIATRDSVAGFLPWLVLWGLCSGPVYVGLTRECISEAPADDRGTASALFESMSHLGGAVAIAGYLTMLGAGVGFRATELVGAAVVALGGLLTFLLVPRRDTEPERSAAVDPGGSGDPVRPGGPGGPTRVSRTARP from the coding sequence GTGACCGAGACCCTGCGGCCGGTCGCGCCGGAGGCCACCGGGCCTCCGGCCGGCCGGTCCTGGGCGGTGGCCCTGCTGCTGGCGAGCGCCTCGTTCCTGGTGCTGTTCGACAGCCTGGCCGTCGCCACGGCACTGCCGGCGATCGGTGCCGAGTTCGGGTTGCGTCCCGGCGTCCTGCAGTGGGTGGTGAGCCTCTACTCGCTGGCCATCGGCGCGTTCCTGCTGCTCGGTGGGCGGGTCTGCGACCTGTACGGCCGTCGCCGATTCCTGGTGGCGAGCCTGGTGCTGTGCACCGGGGCCACCCTGCTGGCCGGACTCGCCCCGACCCTGCCGTTGCTGCTGGCCGGTCGGGCCCTGCAGGGCGTCGCCGCCGCGTTCGCCATTCCCGCCGCGCTGTCCATCGCGGCCAGCCGGTTCGAGACGGAGCCGTGGCGCAGCCGGGTCTTCTCGGTGATCGCCTTCGCGGCCTGGTCGGCGGGCCTCACCGGCGCGATGCTCGGTGGTTTCGTCACCACCCAGTTCGGCTGGCGGTGGGTGTTCCTGGGCGCCGTGCCGGTCGGGGTGGCGGCGGTCGCCGCGACACTGGTCCTGCTGCCCGACGACCGGCCGCGCGCCGCGCGGGGCGAACGGCTCGACGTGGCCGGCGCCCTGCTGGTCAGCGCCGGACTCGTCCTGCTGCTGCTGGGCCTCCAGGAGACCGGCGAGCGGGCCGGGCTGCTCCGTCCCGTGCTGTTCGGCGGGACCGGCCTGGTCCTGCTGGCCGTGCTGGTGCTGGTCGAACGCCGGTCGGCGGACCCGCTGGTGAAGCCCCGTCTGCTCCGGTCCCGGCGCCGGGCCGGCAGCTACCTCGCCTTCGCCACCTACTGCGCCGGTTACAACGCGGTGATCGTGATCGGCAGCCTGGCCCTGCAACAGCGGCACGGCCTGTCCGCCGAGGCGGCCGGGCTGACCCTGTCGCCGGTCCTCGTCGGCGGCGTGGTCAGCTCCCTGCTGGGGCCGGCGTTGCTGCGCCGGTTCAGCTCGCGGACCCTGGTGGTCACCGCGATGGCGCTGTGCGCCCTGTCGCTGGCGATGATCGCCACCCGGGACAGCGTCGCCGGGTTCCTCCCGTGGCTGGTGCTGTGGGGTCTGTGCTCCGGGCCGGTCTACGTCGGGCTCACCCGGGAGTGCATCAGCGAGGCCCCGGCGGACGACCGGGGCACCGCCTCGGCGCTGTTCGAGTCGATGAGCCACCTCGGCGGGGCGGTGGCGATCGCCGGCTACCTGACGATGCTCGGCGCGGGTGTCGGCTTCCGCGCCACCGAACTGGTCGGCGCGGCGGTGGTGGCGCTCGGTGGCCTCCTCACCTTCCTCCTGGTCCCACGCCGGGACACCGAGCCGGAGCGGTCGGCGGCCGTCGACCCGGGCGGGTCGGGCGATCCGGTCAGGCCGGGTGGGCCGGGCGGGCCGACGAGGGTCAGCAGAACCGCTCGACCGTGA
- a CDS encoding alpha/beta fold hydrolase — protein sequence MYADIRGTRIFFDIEGAGLVPDGAGMRQKPVLFVVPGGPGGDHSGFKPAYSPLSEKAQLVYFDHRGSGRSDPAPPETYTMDDHVADLEALRQHLGLDRIGLLGISYGGMVSLSYAVRYPHRLSHLILVVTAPDHRFLKRAQETVAERGTPAQQEVAARLFAGAFASADEMREYFETMGPLYSRRFDLSRERSRQPIFSPEAINAAYGRDLHTYDVTGQLADITVPTQVIGARHDWICAPEFSEEIAAAIPGAQLRMFENSGHNVADDEYPAFIDVIRGFLDYPPVPPSRKE from the coding sequence ATGTACGCGGACATCCGGGGCACCCGGATCTTCTTCGACATCGAGGGCGCCGGACTGGTGCCCGACGGAGCCGGGATGCGGCAGAAACCCGTCCTCTTCGTGGTCCCCGGCGGACCGGGCGGCGACCACAGCGGCTTCAAACCGGCCTACTCCCCGCTGAGCGAGAAGGCGCAGCTGGTCTACTTCGACCATCGCGGCAGCGGCCGGTCCGACCCCGCGCCGCCGGAGACGTACACCATGGACGACCACGTGGCGGACCTGGAGGCGCTGCGCCAGCACCTCGGCCTCGACCGGATCGGCCTGCTCGGCATCTCGTACGGCGGCATGGTCTCGCTGTCCTACGCGGTCCGCTACCCGCACCGGCTCAGCCACCTGATCCTGGTGGTGACCGCACCGGACCACCGGTTCCTCAAGCGCGCCCAGGAGACGGTCGCCGAGCGCGGCACGCCCGCCCAGCAGGAGGTGGCCGCGCGACTGTTCGCCGGGGCCTTCGCCAGTGCCGACGAGATGCGGGAGTACTTCGAGACGATGGGGCCGCTGTACTCCCGGCGGTTCGACCTGAGCCGCGAACGCTCCCGCCAGCCGATCTTCTCGCCGGAGGCGATCAACGCGGCGTACGGCCGTGACCTGCACACCTACGACGTCACCGGGCAGCTCGCCGACATCACCGTACCCACCCAGGTGATCGGGGCCCGACACGACTGGATCTGCGCCCCCGAGTTCTCCGAGGAGATCGCGGCGGCCATCCCCGGCGCGCAACTGCGCATGTTCGAGAACAGCGGCCACAACGTCGCCGACGACGAGTACCCGGCCTTCATCGACGTGATCCGCGGCTTCCTCGACTACCCACCCGTCCCGCCCAGCCGGAAGGAGTGA